From Bradysia coprophila strain Holo2 unplaced genomic scaffold, BU_Bcop_v1 contig_324, whole genome shotgun sequence, the proteins below share one genomic window:
- the LOC119079412 gene encoding uncharacterized protein LOC119079412, whose product MSCIPLIMTLLFMGLTLVHSDSPEVNVADGLNDEVETFDGAKMALKPLDQVPGVNLFFNLPYKWFDETKPGCFVSWFSEYFNGISTTTKQVAVMCNRDDQKWYNETDSDWIIERPGGVGRGLQGHIILRNVKTKQAIERVWSTDKTWLGVGGYHNLDKSNEHMWMFMPDPNDKNRFSLWHTDYETTQYPYPNHRGAMYLIAEKDYKDGYPYSLSPSIALELKTKDFEFQPFEEELEEHASPKALIDEFTIDNDSPATVSRKLEVAETVTDEFSYGFSQSIKNAIKITGSVGIPLVAEGKVEATFEVGLGANQNWKTSTDKTIKMSYTVNVPEHSEIKISGWYDLIKDLNMDFTATVEVSGKTQRVNHIDEIVHNVPAPGDMIRKQLENSGFEGDILETKSDCVIVRVKGKMAVTAGVRGRLDINGETVQNMEPV is encoded by the exons ATGTCATGTATACCGCTCATCATGACTTTACTATTTATGGGTTTAACGTTGGTCCATTCCGATTCACCCGAAGT AAACGTTGCGGATGGTCTCAATGATGAAGTTGAAACCTTCGATGGCGCAAAAATGGCACTAAAGCCTTTAGATCAAGTTCCTGGCGTGAATCTGTTTTTCAACTTACCGTACAAATGGTTCGACGAAACGAAGCCAGGCTGTTTTGTGTCCTGGTTTTCGGAATATTTTAATGGCATATCAACTACGACGAAACAAGTAGCTGTAATGTGTAACAGGGATGACCAAAAGTGGTACAACGAAACGGATTCAGATTGGATTATTGAACGTCCGGGAGGAGTTGGGAGAGGCTTACAAGGCCATATTATACTGAGGAATGTTAAGACTAAACAAGCCATAGAACGTGTGTGGAGCACTGACAAGACATGGTTAGGTGTGGGTGGATACCACAATCTGGACAAG TCTAACGAACACATGTGGATGTTTATGCCCGATCCCAATGATAAGAATCGTTTTTCACTTTGGCATACTGACTATGAAACGACTCAATACCCATATCCCAATCATCGGGGCGCTATGTATTTGATAGCAGAAAAAGATTACAAAGACGGGTATCCTTACTCACTATCCCCATCCATCGCACTggaattaaaaacaaaagactTCGAATTTCAACCATTTGAAGAAGAGCTTGAAGAGCATGCAAGCCCTAAAGCTCTGATTGACGAATTTACAATAGACAACGACAGCCCAGCAACTGTGAGCAGAAAACTTGAGGTGGCGGAAACAGTGACAGACGAGTTCTCTTATGGATTTTCGCAGTCAATTAAAAACGCTATCAAGATCACCGGCTCAGTAGGAATACCACTTGTGGCTGAAGGTAAAGTTGAAGCCACCTTCGAAGTTGGATTGGGTGCAAACCAAAACTGGAAAACTTCAACGGATAAAACGATCAAAATGTCCTATACCGTGAATGTGCCAGAGCACAGTGAGATAAAAATATCAGGGTGGTATGATCTAATAAAAGATTTAAACATGGATTTCACGGCGACAGTCGAAGTTTCAGGAAAAACCCAACGAGTAAACCATATTGATGAAATTGTTCATAATGTGCCAGCTCCTGGCGATATGATTCGAAAACAACTAGAAAATTCAGGCTTTGAAGGAGATATTCTTGAAACGAAAAGCGACTGTGTTATTGTACGGGTAAAAGGTAAGATGGCTGTAACAGCTGGCGTTCGCGGTCGACTGGATATAAATGGAGAGACTGTCCAGAATATGGAACCAGTTTAA
- the LOC119079411 gene encoding uncharacterized protein LOC119079411, which translates to MSCIPLIMTLLFMGLTLVHSDSPEVNVADGLNDEVRPLFGPTPALKPLDPVPGTNLFFNLPYKWFDETKPGCFVYWFSEHFKGILAISNQIAVMCNSDDQKWYNETDSDWIIERPSEDRSRLAGEIILRNAKTKQIIERVWSTDKTWLSIGGFRTLWNEIVHKQLADQTWKFITDDKDKNRVTLWHDGSTLSQVSYPNHREALFMKKGFQDGFPYSFAPSIVMELKITNLQFDEVPEDMIKKHTSQQALMDAIKIENNSPGTSSRLVQVTQIVKNEFSYGFKQSIKTAFKVSGSVGIPLVAAGEIENKFEVELGANQNWKSSTSKSVLMVYDVKVPAYTNVNVSGWCDIIKDVRMDFKATVQVYGKTQRVTQYDDIVHDVPATGDMIRKQLEYTGFEGDILETKSDCVVVRVKGEMTATVGVRGRLTLKGESYQMSETA; encoded by the exons ATGTCATGTATACCGCTCATCATGACTTTACTATTTATGGGTTTAACGTTGGTCCATTCCGATTCACCCGAAGT AAACGTTGCAGATGGTCTCAATGATGAAGTTCGGCCCTTGTTTGGCCCAACTCCGGCACTAAAACCTTTAGATCCAGTTCCTGGCACGAATCTGTTTTTCAACTTACCGTACAAATGGTTCGACGAAACGAAGCCAGGCTGTTTTGTGTACTGGTTTTCGGAACATTTTAAAGGCATATTGGCTATATCGAATCAAATAGCTGTAATGTGTAACAGTGATGACCAAAAGTGGTACAACGAAACGGATTCAGATTGGATTATTGAACGTCCAAGTGAAGATCGGTCACGTTTAGCAGGCGAGATTATACTGAGGAATGCTAAGACTAAACAAATCATAGAACGTGTGTGGAGCACTGACAAGACATGGTTAAGTATAGGTGGATTTCGAACTCTATGGAATGAGATTGTCCACAAACAG CTTGCCGATCAGACGTGGAAATTTATTACCGATGACAAAGATAAGAATCGTGTTACACTTTGGCATGATGGCAGTACTTTGTCTCAAGTATCATATCCCAATCATCGGGAAGCTCTGTTTATGAAAAAAGGTTTCCAAGACGGTTTTCCTTACTCATTTGCCCCATCCATCGTAATGGAACTGAAAATAACCAACTTACAATTTGATGAAGTACCTGAAGACATGATTAAAAAGCATACAAGCCAACAAGCTCTGATGGACGCAATAAAAATAGAGAACAACAGTCCAGGAACTTCGAGCCGACTAGTTCAAGTGACGCAAATAGTAAAAAACGAGTTCTCTTACGGTTTCAAGCAGTCAATTAAAACCGCTTTTAAGGTCAGCGGCTCAGTAGGAATACCACTTGTGGCTGCAggtgaaattgaaaacaaattcgaAGTAGAATTGGGTGCAAACCAAAACTGGAAAAGTTCAACGAGTAAATCGGTTCTAATGGTATATGACGTCAAGGTGCCGGCGTACACTAACGTAAACGTATCAGGGTGGTGTGATATAATAAAAGATGTACGCATGGATTTCAAGGCGACAGTCCAGGTTTACGGAAAAACCCAACGAGTAACCCAGTATGATGATATTGTTCATGATGTGCCAGCTACCGGCGATATGATTCGAAAACAACTTGAATATACAGGCTTTGAAGGAGATATTCTTGAAACGAAAAGTGACTGTGTTGTTGTGCGTGTTAAAGGGGAGATGACTGCCACAGTTGGCGTTCGCGGTCGATTAACTTTGAAAGGAGAGAGTTACCAAATGTCGGAGACAGCTTAA
- the LOC119079409 gene encoding kynurenine 3-monooxygenase, whose amino-acid sequence MMSKEIRNNRNDSMKIVIVGGGLVGSLAALHLGKRGYEVHLYEYREDIRKSQLVAGRSINLALSARGRRALTEVGLEDRLLDHGIPMRGRMLHDIKGRTTFVPYDRNTRQCIYSVGRKHLNEILLTATENYPNIHLHFNNKLTSAKLKHGELNFTNPNTKETVQVNADLVVGCDGAYSAIRKHMLQQHGFDYSQTYIEHGYIELCIPSKDNEFAMPKNFLHIWPRGKFMMIALPNQDKTWTVTLFMPFKNFEKLKSSHDILLFFEKYFADAIPLIGEKRLIEDFAKTKPQHLVSVKCHPYHIDSKVLLMGDAAHAMVPFFGQGMNAGFEDCTLLSQILDKNGDDLKATLAEFSETRWENAHTICDLAMYNYVEMRDLVTRFSFRVRKSVDDFLFWMMPNRWMPLYNSVSFSHMPYKKCLENRKWQDNILNRTMLSLAGALLATVTYACVASIKYSIFCN is encoded by the exons ATGATGtccaaagaaattcgaaataatcgaaatgattcgatgaaaattgttattgtgGGTGGTGGACTG GTAGGCTCTCTAGCCGCTTTGCATCTGGGAAAAAGAGGATACGAAGTACATTTGTACGAATATCGTGAGG ATATTCGTAAATCTCAACTGGTAGCCGGACGCAGTATAAATCTAGCATTATCAGCCAGAGGCAGGAGAGCATTAACTGAAGTCGGTTTAGAGGATCGTCTTCTTGATCATGGGATACCGATGCGGGGACGAATGTTACACGACATCAAAGGTCGCACAACGTTCGTGCCATATGACCGAAACACAAGACAG TGCATCTATTCCGTCGGAAGGAAACATTTAAACGAGATTCTTCTAACTG CTACCGAGAATTATCCGAATATTCATCTTCATTTCAATAACAAATTGACGTCGGCTAAACTCAAACATGGTGAACTGAACTTTACCAA TCCAAATACGAAAGAGACTGTCCAAGTAAATGCTGACCTAGTAGTAGGCTGCGATGGAGCTTACAGTGCTATAAGAAAACACATGCTTCAGCAACATGGATTCGATTACAGCCAAACCTACATCGAGCATGGATATATTGAGCTCTGTATACCGTCAAAGGATAACGAG TTCGCAATGCCAAAAAATTTCCTACATATCTGGCCGCGAGGTAAATTCATGATGATAGCCTTGCCGAATCAG GACAAAACATGGACTGTGACGCTTTTCATGCcatttaagaattttgaaaaactgaaatcGTCGCATGATATTCTGctgtttttcgaaaaatattttgctgatGCTATCCCGTTGATTGGCGAGAAACGGCTCATAGAAGATTTTGCGAAAACGAAACCTCAACACTTAGTTTCAGTAAAG tgtCATCCGTATCACATCGACTCCAAAGTACTGCTAATGGGTGACGCAGCCCATGCAATGGTTCCGTTTTTCGGACAGGGAATGAATGCTGGTTTCGAAGACTGCACTTTGCTCAGTCAAATTCTCGATAAAAATGGTGACGACTTAAAAGCTACATTGGCTGAATTTAGTGAGACACGATGGGAAAATGCACATACCATTTGTGACTTAGCCATGTACAACTATGTAGAG ATGCGCGACTTGGTCAcaagattttcatttcgagTTCGAAAGTCCGTTGATGACTTCTTATTTTGGATGATGCCGAACAGATGGATGCCGCTGTACAATTCTGTGTCCTTCTCTCACATGCcgtataaaaaatgtttggagaATCGGAAGTGGCAGGATAAT ATCCTTAATCGTACAATGTTGTCATTAGCTGGAGCTTTACTCGCTACCGTGACCTACGCCTGCGTTGCTTCCATtaaatattcgattttctgTAATTGA
- the LOC119079410 gene encoding uncharacterized protein LOC119079410 isoform X10 codes for MIYSRIKFLFPLLCCVILALVCVPGSVECAKKAATPVAPPPPVVHEPVIEEVTQKQLERILQEKDYVAVYWYARSCVTCDKVLDELEKIDDDTDSFGVDFVKINDKRLAKQYGIKNFPALTYFREREPIIYDGDLMDEEGVLDFLTSLEAMDLPDRIEEVNAKILSKIIEDTEYVAVLFYDKDQKLSQKVLVELENIDDDCDQNDIAFVKIDDDNEAAEWGIDEIPTIVFFERGIPHIYEGDLMKEDDLLGWLIHQKRHSEIPEVTDEMKDKLIESEQYLAVIFYDKDDKQDIRVLNELENIDDELEKEGIVIVRIDNAAEAKEYGLDHLPALIYFEDKIPALYEGDLMNEEEVLEWLILQKNTATIEEVTDEILKELIDDHEYVVVYFTGPCEEGEKCDRILDDLENIDDELDEAGIIFVTTEDTGFAKKMGIKNFPELVFFRNRDPLHFTGDLNDEDEVLAWLTDEDTLEIPGKIEEVNTKMLEKILSENDHVVVFFYREGDKKAQKILNELENIDDECEEKSIDFVKTSDDGIDKEYDLQSLPALAFYRHKFRTIYTGDLMKEEEILEWVLELHESNPDVIESVDRKTLQVLINEVEHLAVFFYNDKCESCPGILEELETIDDETDEHGIQFVKSNDVKLAHEIGIFAFPALVYYETGVPIMYDGNLKNERRVLQWLIEQKNDECFFVGLGHRGQSSRKGNTFSPNEYRPFQCCPTKLERATKVPKMTAQKLSHKADSSGKSGHFQFSSTKSEPKSEPLVKRPVAPLKKSSEINEKKDAKKALAKGKDKDGKQGIETFFRAVHNQIKNLLGGDDYD; via the exons ATGATCTATTCGCGAATCAAATTCCTTTTTCCACTTCTGTGCTGTGTGATACTGGCACTTGTCTGTGTTCCGGGTAGTGTGGAATGTGCAAAGAAAGCGGCTACCCCAGTCGCACCACCACCACCAGTTGTCCATGAACCAGTTATTGAAGAAGTTACACAAAAGCAACTAGAACGAATCTTACAGGAAAAGGATTACGTAGCCGTTTATTGGT ATGCTAGAAGCTGTGTAACATGTGATAAAGTATTAGACGAACTCGAAAAAATAGACGACGATACCGATTCGTTTGGTGttgattttgtcaaaataaacgataaacGACTTGCGAAACAGTATGGTATCAAAAACTTCCCGGCCCTCACATATTTTAG GGAAAGAGAACCAATCATTTACGATGGCGATCTCATGGATGAAGAAGGTGTACTGGATTTCCTCACTTCATTGGAAGCAATGGATTTGCCCGATCGTATCGAAGAAGTGAATGCGAAAATTTTGTCGAAGATAATCGAGGATACGGAATACGTTGCCGTCCTATTCT ACGACAAAGATCAAAAACTGTCCCAGAAGGTACTAGTGGAACTGGAGAACATCGACGACGATTGTGATCAGAATGACATTGCGTTTGTGAAAATTGATGATGATAACGAAGCAGCCGAATGGGGCATTGATGAAATACCCACAATT GTGTTCTTTGAACGAGGCATTCCACATATTTATGAGGGCGATTTAATGAAAGAGGATGATCTGCTCGGATGGTTGATTCATCAGAAACGTCACTCGGAAATCCCGGAAGTAACTGACGAAATGAaggataaattaattgaatctgAACAATACTTGGCTGTCATTTTCT ACGACAAAGACGATAAACAAGATATTAgagttttgaatgaattagAAAACATCGACGATGAGTTGGAAAAGGAAGGAATTGTCATCGTTCGCATTGACAATGCTGCTGAAGCTAAGGAATATGGTTTGGATCATCTGCCCgccttgatctatttcgaagaTAAAATACCAGCCCTATACGAGGGAGATTTGATGAATGAAGAGGAGGTGCTGGAATGGTTAATTTTGCAGAAGAATACCGCAACAATTGAAGAAGTTACCGACGAAATTCTGAAGGAATTAATTGATGATCATGAATATGTTGTGGTCTACTTCACCGGACCGTGCGAAGAGGGAGAGAAATGCGATCGGATCTTGGACGATCTAGAAAACATTGACGATGAACTAGATGAAGCCGGTATTATTTTCGTAACAACGGAAGACACAGGCTTTGCCAAGAAAATGGGAATCAAAAACTTCCCCGAATTGGTGTTCTTTAGAAACCGAGATCCATTACATTTCACTGGAGATTTGAATGACGAAGATGAGGTTTTGGCATGGTTAACTGATGAAGATAC ATTGGAAATTCCCGGTAAAATTGAGGAGGTCAACACCAAGATGTTGGAGAAGATCTTATCGGAAAACGATCACGTTGTAGTGTTTTTCT ATCGCGAAGGAGACAAGAAAGCTCAGAAAATTCTCAACGAACTAGAGAACATCGACGATGAATGTGAAGAGAAGAGCATCGACTTCGTTAAGACATCTGATGATGGCATTGACAAGGAGTACGATTTACAATCACTACCCGCACTGGCTTTCTATCGCCACAAATTCCGTACCATTTACACTGGTGACTTgatgaaagaagaagaaatctTAGAATGGGTTTTGGAGTTGCACGAATCAAATCCCGATGTCATTGAATCGGTTGATAGAAAAACACTACAGGTGCTCATCAATGAAGTGGAACACTTGGCGGTATTTTTCT ACAACGACAAATGTGAATCCTGTCCTGGTATACTTGAAGAATTGGAAACAATTGACGATGAGACCGATGAACATGGCATacaatttgttaaatcaaatgaTGTTAAGCTTGCACATGAGATCGGAATTTTCGCTTTTCCTGCACTCGTTTACTACGAAACTGGTGTTCCGATTATGTATGATG GTAATCTCAAGAACGAAAGACGAGTTCTGCAGTGGCTTATTGAACAAAAGA ATGACGAATGTTTCTTTGTTGGATTGGGTCACCGGGGCCAGTCGTCCAGAAAAGGCAACACATTTTCACCCAACGAATATCGACCATTCCAGTGCTGTCCAACGAAATTGGAGCGGGCAACCAAAGTTCCTAAAATGACTGCTCAAAAATTGTCACACAAAGCCGACTCGTCCGGAAAGAGTGGCCACTTTCAATTCAGCTCCAccaaaagtgaaccgaaaagcGAACCGTTAGTCAAGCGGCCCGTTGCACCATTGAAGAAATCCAGCGAAATCAATGAGAAAAAGGACGCCAAGAAAGCTCTAGCTAAAGGCAAAGACAAAGATGGAAAGCAAG GAATTGAAACTTTCTTTCGTGCTGTTCATAATCAAATAAAGAATCTCTTGGGTGGTGATGATTATGATTAA
- the LOC119079410 gene encoding uncharacterized protein LOC119079410 isoform X9: protein MIYSRIKFLFPLLCCVILALVCVPGSVECAKKAATPVAPPPPVVHEPVIEEVTQKQLERILQEKDYVAVYWYARSCVTCDKVLDELEKIDDDTDSFGVDFVKINDKRLAKQYGIKNFPALTYFREREPIIYDGDLMDEEGVLDFLTSLEAMDLPDRIEEVNAKILSKIIEDTEYVAVLFCPDHSACETHGKTITTDNKPECKRSQKALQELENIDDEADQLGIGFVKIHDESLSDEYNLGTLPALVYYRHQIPILYEGELSREEDVLEWLVENKSTGDDEAIIEDVTAKTLGTLIGNIDNLVVVFYDHGIDDSMTVLEELEKIDDDCDKHGIQFVKIDDERAAAEYGIDSVPAIVYFEKQIPNVYDGDLLDEDEILHWLLEQLEKDEIEDVTDEMLDKMIKEGRTIAVLFYDNNDDKSQKVLAELENIDDECDALGVTFVKIDNADEAREYGIDTVPKLLYFEKGIPTLYEGNLKDEESLLKWLEQQQTSDEIEDITDEMLDLIIEKMPYVAVLFYDKDQKLSQKVLVELENIDDDCDQNDIAFVKIDDDNEAAEWGIDEIPTIVFFERGIPHIYEGDLMKEDDLLGWLIHQKRHSEIPEVTDEMKDKLIESEQYLAVIFYDKDDKQDIRVLNELENIDDELEKEGIVIVRIDNAAEAKEYGLDHLPALIYFEDKIPALYEGDLMNEEEVLEWLILQKNTATIEEVTDEILKELIDDHEYVVVYFTGPCEEGEKCDRILDDLENIDDELDEAGIIFVTTEDTGFAKKMGIKNFPELVFFRNRDPLHFTGDLNDEDEVLAWLTDEDTLEIPGKIEEVNTKMLEKILSENDHVVVFFYREGDKKAQKILNELENIDDECEEKSIDFVKTSDDGIDKEYDLQSLPALAFYRHKFRTIYTGDLMKEEEILEWVLELHESNPDVIESVDRKTLQVLINEVEHLAVFFYNDKCESCPGILEELETIDDETDEHGIQFVKSNDVKLAHEIGIFAFPALVYYETGVPIMYDGNLKNERRVLQWLIEQKSDNVNNDSHVKRSRKKNDKPSRKNALLSPDTLKNYVRKLKNCIGDHVDCDDDDDDDDSGESTFKSRDENKNAGKSLSRDVLKNYVRRNAKTFRSNANKYLDNKRRKTKNDDDDDDDDDDDDDDDDDDDDDDDDDDDDDDDDDDDDDDDDDDDDDDDDDDDDDDDDDDDDDENDDDDDDNDDDDDDDDDDDEENEHDNDDECFFVGLGHRGQSSRKGNTFSPNEYRPFQCCPTKLERATKVPKMTAQKLSHKADSSGKSGHFQFSSTKSEPKSEPLVKRPVAPLKKSSEINEKKDAKKALAKGKDKDGKQGIETFFRAVHNQIKNLLGGDDYD from the exons ATGATCTATTCGCGAATCAAATTCCTTTTTCCACTTCTGTGCTGTGTGATACTGGCACTTGTCTGTGTTCCGGGTAGTGTGGAATGTGCAAAGAAAGCGGCTACCCCAGTCGCACCACCACCACCAGTTGTCCATGAACCAGTTATTGAAGAAGTTACACAAAAGCAACTAGAACGAATCTTACAGGAAAAGGATTACGTAGCCGTTTATTGGT ATGCTAGAAGCTGTGTAACATGTGATAAAGTATTAGACGAACTCGAAAAAATAGACGACGATACCGATTCGTTTGGTGttgattttgtcaaaataaacgataaacGACTTGCGAAACAGTATGGTATCAAAAACTTCCCGGCCCTCACATATTTTAG GGAAAGAGAACCAATCATTTACGATGGCGATCTCATGGATGAAGAAGGTGTACTGGATTTCCTCACTTCATTGGAAGCAATGGATTTGCCCGATCGTATCGAAGAAGTGAATGCGAAAATTTTGTCGAAGATAATCGAGGATACGGAATACGTTGCCGTCCTATTCT GTCCCGATCATAGCGCTTGTGAAACGCACGGAAAAACAATAACAACGGACA ATAAACCAGAATGCAAAAGAAGTCAAAAGGCGTTACAAGAACTGGAAAATATTGACGATGAGGCGGACCAATTGGGTATTGGCTTCGTTAAAATTCACGATGAATCACTGTCGGACGAGTACAATCTGGGTACATTACCTGCGTTGGTGTACTATCGCCATCAAATACCAATTTTATATGAAG GTGAATTGTCGAGAGAAGAGGATGTGTTGGAGTGGTTGGTCGAGAATAAATCAACGGGTGACGATGAAGCTATCATTGAGGATGTTACTGCAAAGACCTTGGGTACACTCATTGGAAATATCGACAATTTGGTGGTGGTGTTTT ATGATCATGGCATTGACGATTCGATGACTGTTCTTGAAGAGCTTGAAAAAATCGATGACGACTGTGATAAACACGGCattcaatttgttaaaatcGATGATGAACGTGCCGCCGCTGAGTACGGCATCGATAGTGTTCCGGCCATTGTTTATTTCGAAAAGCAAATTCCAAATGTTTACGACGGCGATTTGTTGGACGAAGACGAAATATTGCACTGGTTGTTGGAGCAATTGGAAAAGGATGAGATTGAAGATGTCACCGACGAAATGTTGGATAAAATGATCAAGGAAGGACGAACCATTGCTGTTCTATTTT ACGATAATAACGACGACAAATCACAAAAAGTCCTGGCTGAATTGGAAAACATTGACGATGAATGTGATGCATTGGGAGTAACTTTCGTCAAAATCGACAATGCTGACGAAGCCCGAGAGTATGGCATCGATACTGTGCCAAAGTTGCTGTACTTCGAAAAGGGTATACCAACGCTGTATGAGGGCAATTTGAAGGACGAAGAATCATTATTGAAATGGTTGGAGCAGCAGCAAACTTCTGACGAAATTGAAGACATCACCGATGAAATGCTGGATCTAATCATCGAGAAAATGCCATATGTTGCTGTTCTATTCT ACGACAAAGATCAAAAACTGTCCCAGAAGGTACTAGTGGAACTGGAGAACATCGACGACGATTGTGATCAGAATGACATTGCGTTTGTGAAAATTGATGATGATAACGAAGCAGCCGAATGGGGCATTGATGAAATACCCACAATT GTGTTCTTTGAACGAGGCATTCCACATATTTATGAGGGCGATTTAATGAAAGAGGATGATCTGCTCGGATGGTTGATTCATCAGAAACGTCACTCGGAAATCCCGGAAGTAACTGACGAAATGAaggataaattaattgaatctgAACAATACTTGGCTGTCATTTTCT ACGACAAAGACGATAAACAAGATATTAgagttttgaatgaattagAAAACATCGACGATGAGTTGGAAAAGGAAGGAATTGTCATCGTTCGCATTGACAATGCTGCTGAAGCTAAGGAATATGGTTTGGATCATCTGCCCgccttgatctatttcgaagaTAAAATACCAGCCCTATACGAGGGAGATTTGATGAATGAAGAGGAGGTGCTGGAATGGTTAATTTTGCAGAAGAATACCGCAACAATTGAAGAAGTTACCGACGAAATTCTGAAGGAATTAATTGATGATCATGAATATGTTGTGGTCTACTTCACCGGACCGTGCGAAGAGGGAGAGAAATGCGATCGGATCTTGGACGATCTAGAAAACATTGACGATGAACTAGATGAAGCCGGTATTATTTTCGTAACAACGGAAGACACAGGCTTTGCCAAGAAAATGGGAATCAAAAACTTCCCCGAATTGGTGTTCTTTAGAAACCGAGATCCATTACATTTCACTGGAGATTTGAATGACGAAGATGAGGTTTTGGCATGGTTAACTGATGAAGATAC ATTGGAAATTCCCGGTAAAATTGAGGAGGTCAACACCAAGATGTTGGAGAAGATCTTATCGGAAAACGATCACGTTGTAGTGTTTTTCT ATCGCGAAGGAGACAAGAAAGCTCAGAAAATTCTCAACGAACTAGAGAACATCGACGATGAATGTGAAGAGAAGAGCATCGACTTCGTTAAGACATCTGATGATGGCATTGACAAGGAGTACGATTTACAATCACTACCCGCACTGGCTTTCTATCGCCACAAATTCCGTACCATTTACACTGGTGACTTgatgaaagaagaagaaatctTAGAATGGGTTTTGGAGTTGCACGAATCAAATCCCGATGTCATTGAATCGGTTGATAGAAAAACACTACAGGTGCTCATCAATGAAGTGGAACACTTGGCGGTATTTTTCT ACAACGACAAATGTGAATCCTGTCCTGGTATACTTGAAGAATTGGAAACAATTGACGATGAGACCGATGAACATGGCATacaatttgttaaatcaaatgaTGTTAAGCTTGCACATGAGATCGGAATTTTCGCTTTTCCTGCACTCGTTTACTACGAAACTGGTGTTCCGATTATGTATGATG GTAATCTCAAGAACGAAAGACGAGTTCTGCAGTGGCTTATTGAACAAAAGA GTGACAATGTTAACAACGACTCCCATGTCAAACGAAGTCGTAAGAAGAACGACAAACCATCACGAAAAAACGCTCTACTCAGTCCTGATACATTGAAGAATTACGTTAGGAAACTGAAAAATTGTATAGGAGACCATGTAGATTGTGACgatgatgacgatgacgaTGATAGTGGTGAAAGCACTTTTAAAAGTAgggacgaaaataaaaatgcggGTAAATCACTTAGTCGTGACGTTCTCAAAAATTATGTTCGAagaaatgcaaaaacattCCGTTCTAATGCGAATAAGTATTTAGAcaataaaagaagaaagacGAAgaatgatgacgatgatgacgatgatgatgatgatgacgatgatgatgatgatgatgatgatgatgatgatgatgatgatgatgatgatgatgatgatgatgatgatgatgatgatgatgatgatgatgatgatgatgacgatgatgatgacgatgatgatgacgatgatgatgacgatgatgatgatgaaaatgatgacgacgatgatgataatgatgatgatgatgatgatgatgacgacgacgacgaagaGAACGAACATGACAATg ATGACGAATGTTTCTTTGTTGGATTGGGTCACCGGGGCCAGTCGTCCAGAAAAGGCAACACATTTTCACCCAACGAATATCGACCATTCCAGTGCTGTCCAACGAAATTGGAGCGGGCAACCAAAGTTCCTAAAATGACTGCTCAAAAATTGTCACACAAAGCCGACTCGTCCGGAAAGAGTGGCCACTTTCAATTCAGCTCCAccaaaagtgaaccgaaaagcGAACCGTTAGTCAAGCGGCCCGTTGCACCATTGAAGAAATCCAGCGAAATCAATGAGAAAAAGGACGCCAAGAAAGCTCTAGCTAAAGGCAAAGACAAAGATGGAAAGCAAG GAATTGAAACTTTCTTTCGTGCTGTTCATAATCAAATAAAGAATCTCTTGGGTGGTGATGATTATGATTAA